The following are encoded together in the Mumia sp. Pv4-285 genome:
- a CDS encoding anthranilate synthase family protein: MNALEHLLTLPAYAIIRVRDSDRVLLLGGTRTDVDSLLDVPLAPAVAPPAGAKASPSYDNLVLVPYRQVRERGFDAHDDGTPLSVIAAETSVEVGLDELLAALPDGEVALDDRGGFETDDETYAAMVRTVIDSEIGQGEGANLVIGRHYRARLADWGPTGALTVLRRLLERERGAHWTFLIFTGERYLIGASPERHVSVDAGQVRMNPISGTFRLRGLETQADRKRELLRFLDDEKEIYELFMVVDEELKMMCDICSEGGMVLGPYLKPMTHLVHTEYLLAGRTHRDVREVLRDSMFAATVTGSPVENACRLIKKYEAEGRGYYSAAAALIGRDADGEPTADSPILIRTADVDLDGNLKVTAGATLVRDSDPHHETAETHAKAAGVLSAFGLVPAAPAPTAGFDAFAHDDEVLIALGSRNQRLSQFWLSDQAGTAPAASLAGKRALILDNEDDFVNMLSHVLGVLGISADVVRHEAYAGPETYAGYDLVVVGPGPGDPRELDDPKIAAVRRAVDDLRGSRTPFLAVCLGHQVLCGALGLDLVYKDIVFQGTQSVLPLRGRTETVGFYNTFVAREPSAGLPEGVSIETDAASGDVHTVAGPGYRGIQFHAESILTQHGDRLIGEMVAELLA; encoded by the coding sequence ATGAACGCTCTCGAGCATCTGCTCACCCTTCCCGCGTACGCGATCATCCGCGTGCGCGACTCCGACCGTGTGCTTCTCCTCGGCGGCACCCGCACCGACGTGGACTCGCTGCTCGACGTGCCTCTCGCCCCAGCCGTGGCTCCGCCGGCGGGAGCGAAGGCCTCCCCTTCGTACGACAACCTCGTCCTCGTCCCGTACCGCCAGGTGCGCGAGCGCGGCTTCGACGCCCACGACGACGGCACGCCGCTGTCGGTGATCGCTGCGGAGACGTCGGTCGAGGTCGGGCTGGACGAGCTGCTCGCCGCGCTGCCCGACGGAGAGGTCGCGCTCGACGACCGTGGCGGGTTCGAGACCGACGACGAGACGTACGCGGCGATGGTCCGCACCGTGATCGACTCCGAGATCGGCCAGGGCGAGGGTGCGAACCTCGTGATCGGCCGTCACTACCGGGCGCGGCTGGCGGACTGGGGGCCGACCGGAGCCCTGACGGTGCTGCGCCGGCTGCTCGAGCGCGAGCGCGGTGCGCACTGGACGTTCCTGATCTTCACCGGCGAGCGCTACCTGATCGGTGCGAGCCCCGAGCGGCACGTGAGCGTCGACGCGGGCCAGGTCCGGATGAACCCGATCTCCGGCACCTTCCGGCTCCGCGGGCTCGAGACCCAGGCCGACCGCAAGCGCGAGCTGCTGCGCTTCCTCGACGACGAGAAGGAGATCTACGAGCTCTTCATGGTCGTCGACGAGGAGCTCAAGATGATGTGCGACATCTGCAGCGAGGGCGGCATGGTTCTCGGGCCGTACCTCAAGCCGATGACGCACCTCGTCCACACCGAGTACCTCCTCGCCGGCCGGACGCACCGTGACGTGCGCGAGGTGCTGCGCGACTCGATGTTCGCGGCCACCGTCACGGGAAGCCCGGTGGAGAACGCCTGCCGGCTGATCAAGAAGTACGAGGCCGAGGGGCGCGGCTACTACTCGGCGGCGGCGGCACTCATCGGCCGGGACGCCGACGGCGAGCCGACGGCCGACTCGCCGATCCTGATCCGGACCGCCGACGTCGACCTCGACGGCAACCTGAAGGTGACGGCGGGGGCGACCCTGGTGCGCGACTCCGACCCGCACCACGAGACGGCGGAGACGCACGCGAAGGCGGCGGGGGTGCTGAGCGCGTTCGGACTGGTCCCCGCCGCACCGGCACCGACCGCAGGGTTCGACGCGTTCGCGCACGACGACGAGGTGCTCATCGCACTCGGGTCGCGCAACCAGCGTCTGAGCCAGTTCTGGCTGTCGGACCAGGCGGGTACGGCGCCGGCGGCCTCGCTCGCGGGCAAGCGCGCGCTGATCCTCGACAACGAGGACGACTTCGTCAACATGCTGTCGCACGTGCTCGGAGTGCTCGGGATCAGTGCCGACGTCGTACGCCACGAGGCCTACGCCGGCCCCGAGACGTACGCCGGATACGACCTGGTCGTGGTCGGACCCGGTCCGGGAGACCCGCGCGAGCTCGACGACCCGAAGATCGCTGCCGTACGCCGTGCCGTCGACGACCTCCGCGGCTCGCGTACGCCGTTCCTCGCCGTCTGTCTCGGTCACCAGGTCCTGTGCGGTGCGCTCGGGCTCGACCTCGTCTACAAGGACATCGTGTTCCAGGGGACGCAGTCGGTGCTCCCGCTGCGCGGGCGGACGGAGACGGTCGGCTTCTACAACACCTTCGTGGCGCGCGAGCCGTCGGCGGGGCTTCCCGAGGGCGTGAGCATCGAGACCGACGCCGCGTCGGGAGACGTGCACACGGTGGCCGGGCCGGGCTACCGCGGGATCCAGTTCCACGCCGAGTCGATCCTGACCCAGCACGGCGACCGCCTGATCGGCGAGATGGTGGCCGAGCTCCTGGCGTGA
- a CDS encoding endonuclease/exonuclease/phosphatase family protein, with translation MHSLLRVLGRLVPVGLAVALASRWLDVTARGTVPAVQALAPLWVVLTALTVLGVLVLRRWRLLAWYAPALVLAAYVAATALTHDGGAVDARTPGRDFVLASLNADYGEANPTEVVALVSERHVDVLVLLEADAAYLGALDAAGMGDLMPFRMHAARDNPVAGSMILASHPLSPVIQPAEPGAYEFEQPAADLVVSSRIVRIRAVHPWPPIGGGASAWRRQLDNLRIWAGAQPDGIPVVLAGDFNASSDHPVFRRLADGFVDAVDAAGPRLAPTWPRGTTWVPPFVALDHVLSRGALPYTADTFTIDGTDHAGVIARLRVP, from the coding sequence GTGCACTCCCTCCTGCGGGTCCTCGGCCGCCTGGTGCCGGTGGGGCTCGCCGTCGCGCTGGCGTCCCGCTGGCTCGACGTGACGGCGCGCGGCACCGTCCCCGCGGTCCAGGCGCTCGCACCGCTGTGGGTCGTGCTCACGGCGCTCACCGTTCTCGGGGTGCTGGTGCTGCGCAGGTGGCGGCTGCTGGCCTGGTACGCACCCGCGCTCGTCCTTGCGGCGTACGTCGCCGCGACGGCGTTGACGCACGACGGTGGCGCGGTCGACGCACGCACGCCGGGTCGCGACTTCGTGCTGGCGTCGCTGAACGCGGACTACGGCGAGGCGAACCCGACCGAGGTGGTCGCGCTCGTCAGCGAGCGGCACGTCGACGTCCTCGTCCTGCTCGAGGCCGACGCCGCGTACCTCGGCGCGCTCGACGCCGCCGGGATGGGCGATCTCATGCCGTTCCGGATGCACGCGGCCAGGGACAATCCCGTGGCCGGCTCGATGATCCTGGCCAGCCATCCTCTCTCCCCGGTCATCCAACCCGCCGAGCCGGGGGCGTACGAGTTCGAGCAGCCTGCGGCAGACCTCGTCGTGAGCAGCAGGATCGTCCGCATCCGGGCCGTCCACCCGTGGCCGCCGATCGGTGGCGGCGCGAGCGCGTGGCGGCGGCAGCTCGACAACCTGCGGATCTGGGCGGGGGCGCAGCCCGACGGGATCCCCGTCGTCCTCGCCGGCGACTTCAACGCGTCGTCGGACCACCCGGTGTTCCGGAGGCTCGCGGACGGCTTCGTCGACGCCGTGGACGCGGCCGGGCCGCGGCTGGCGCCGACCTGGCCCCGCGGGACGACGTGGGTGCCCCCGTTCGTCGCTCTCGACCACGTCCTCAGCCGCGGGGCGCTTCCGTACACCGCCGACACCTTCACGATCGACGGCACCGACCACGCCGGCGTGATCGCCCGGCTGCGCGTGCCCTGA
- a CDS encoding sensor histidine kinase, whose protein sequence is MTDPARTRSWRRWLHDHTQHVSLAARISILTTAAVGITLACLSAIIYVSVKSEFTSSVDENLVSRATAAVRAGVVTEADIQGLPEAALLAADVHMAVIEADKDYTGLESFVGRDELAVAAGRQSTSLRTSKIGGTSYRIVAVNAGPGRALVLGQSLANMDAALERLRVVLWTVGAFGVLVAGLLGSVVATSGLRPVRRLTTAVEKVARTEELQPIAVHGRDDLARLTVAYNQMMVALDASQQRQRQLVADAGHELRTPLTSMKTNIELLGQAEARGGMSAAARRELIGDVHAQLDELATLVGDLVELARDAGAPDPEPIDLVDVVETAVERVQRRAPGISMNVQLEPWIVVGESRALERAVTNLLDNAAKWSPPLGEIEVRLRDGVLTVADAGPGINDEDLPHVFDRFYRSRDARRLPGSGLGLAIVAQAAQRHGGTVTASRGPNGGALMTLRIPGQGAVGDDPPRPAPAP, encoded by the coding sequence GTGACCGATCCCGCTCGCACCCGCTCGTGGCGTCGCTGGCTGCACGACCACACCCAGCACGTCTCGCTGGCCGCCCGCATCTCGATCCTGACGACAGCCGCCGTCGGGATCACCCTCGCCTGTCTCAGCGCGATCATCTACGTGAGCGTCAAGTCGGAGTTCACCTCGTCGGTCGACGAGAACCTCGTCTCGCGTGCGACGGCCGCCGTGCGCGCGGGAGTCGTCACCGAGGCCGACATCCAAGGCCTGCCCGAGGCTGCGCTCCTCGCCGCAGACGTCCACATGGCCGTCATCGAGGCCGACAAGGACTACACCGGGCTCGAGAGCTTCGTCGGACGAGACGAGCTCGCCGTGGCGGCGGGTCGACAGTCGACCTCGCTGCGGACCTCCAAGATCGGCGGCACCAGCTATCGCATCGTCGCCGTCAACGCCGGACCGGGCCGCGCGCTCGTCCTCGGCCAGTCCCTCGCGAACATGGATGCCGCGCTCGAACGCCTGCGCGTCGTGCTGTGGACCGTCGGCGCCTTCGGCGTGCTCGTCGCCGGACTGCTCGGGTCGGTCGTCGCGACCAGCGGACTGCGCCCGGTCCGCCGGCTCACGACCGCCGTCGAGAAGGTCGCGCGGACCGAGGAGCTGCAGCCGATCGCGGTCCACGGGCGCGACGACCTCGCCCGCCTCACCGTCGCGTACAACCAGATGATGGTGGCGCTCGACGCGTCGCAGCAGCGCCAGCGGCAGCTGGTCGCTGACGCCGGTCACGAGCTCCGTACGCCGCTCACCTCGATGAAGACCAACATCGAGCTTCTAGGCCAGGCCGAGGCGCGCGGCGGGATGTCCGCGGCCGCCCGGCGCGAGCTCATCGGGGACGTCCATGCCCAGCTCGACGAGCTGGCGACGCTGGTCGGCGACCTCGTCGAGCTCGCGCGGGATGCGGGCGCCCCCGACCCCGAGCCGATCGACCTCGTCGACGTCGTCGAGACCGCGGTCGAGCGGGTCCAGCGGCGAGCTCCTGGCATCTCGATGAACGTGCAGCTCGAGCCGTGGATCGTCGTCGGCGAGTCCCGTGCGCTCGAGCGTGCGGTCACGAACCTGCTCGACAACGCCGCCAAGTGGAGCCCGCCGCTGGGCGAGATCGAGGTACGCCTGCGCGACGGCGTGCTCACGGTCGCCGACGCCGGACCCGGGATCAACGACGAGGACCTCCCGCACGTCTTCGACCGCTTCTACCGCTCGCGCGACGCGCGCCGCCTGCCCGGTTCCGGGCTCGGTCTCGCCATCGTCGCGCAGGCGGCGCAGCGCCACGGCGGCACGGTCACGGCCTCCCGGGGCCCGAACGGCGGCGCGCTGATGACGTTGCGGATCCCGGGACAGGGAGCGGTCGGAGACGACCCGCCGCGTCCCGCACCAGCCCCCTGA
- a CDS encoding S1C family serine protease, with the protein MNEESRPSDPTGPAPQPAPQPTPSYAAPSSTGYPSSTGYPSTSGAPAGAEYTHRYGATGTQERAAEHTQPYPFGFTPNTPTPPPSKPKTRSGGLAAAVVAGALVAGLVGGLGGAAGYNALNDDASTGTQTSSLDASNVSNSAIPETQIEKVAQSVLPSTVQLNVRGSQESGSGTGIVISSDGEILTNNHVVEAAADGGEITVSFNDGSIARAEIVGRDPVTDLAVVKAADKTGLTPAKLGSSADLRVGQQVVAIGSPFGLESTVTTGIVSALNRPVQAGESAETSNVFPAIQTDAAINPGNSGGPLVDADGAVIGINSAIRTSGGSDSGSIGLGFAIPIDLAKNVAAQLVDGKTVEHARIGVTVSDAVESDGMTTIGAEVKSVSDDSAAAKAGMETGDVIVRIDDQAIASSDALVATVRGYQPGDKVKVTYMRGGEQKTADVTLDSDGGSLGS; encoded by the coding sequence ATGAACGAAGAATCCCGCCCGTCAGACCCCACGGGTCCGGCACCGCAGCCGGCGCCGCAGCCCACTCCCTCCTACGCGGCTCCGAGCAGCACGGGATACCCGAGCAGCACGGGGTACCCGAGCACCTCGGGCGCCCCGGCCGGCGCGGAGTACACCCACCGCTACGGCGCCACCGGCACACAGGAGCGTGCGGCCGAGCACACCCAGCCGTACCCGTTCGGGTTCACCCCCAACACGCCGACGCCGCCGCCGTCGAAGCCGAAGACCCGCAGCGGTGGCCTCGCCGCCGCCGTGGTCGCGGGTGCCCTCGTCGCCGGCCTCGTGGGTGGACTCGGTGGAGCCGCCGGCTACAACGCGCTCAACGACGACGCGAGCACCGGCACGCAGACCTCCTCGCTCGATGCGTCCAACGTGTCGAACAGCGCCATCCCCGAGACGCAGATCGAGAAGGTCGCGCAGTCCGTGCTTCCGTCGACCGTGCAGCTCAACGTGCGCGGCAGCCAGGAGAGCGGCAGCGGCACCGGCATCGTCATCAGCAGCGACGGCGAGATCCTCACGAACAACCACGTGGTCGAGGCGGCTGCGGACGGTGGTGAGATCACGGTGTCGTTCAACGACGGCTCGATCGCTCGCGCCGAGATCGTCGGACGCGACCCGGTGACCGACCTCGCGGTCGTCAAGGCCGCCGACAAGACCGGCCTCACGCCGGCGAAGCTCGGCAGCTCCGCCGACCTCCGCGTCGGCCAGCAGGTCGTCGCGATCGGCTCGCCGTTCGGTCTCGAGAGCACCGTGACGACCGGCATCGTGTCGGCCCTCAACCGCCCGGTCCAGGCCGGCGAGTCGGCCGAGACCAGCAACGTCTTCCCGGCGATCCAGACCGACGCCGCGATCAACCCGGGCAACTCGGGCGGGCCGCTGGTCGACGCCGACGGTGCCGTCATCGGCATCAACAGCGCCATCCGCACCAGCGGTGGCAGCGACTCGGGCTCGATCGGCCTCGGCTTCGCGATCCCGATCGACCTCGCCAAGAACGTCGCGGCACAGCTCGTCGACGGCAAGACCGTCGAGCACGCCCGGATCGGCGTCACCGTCTCGGACGCCGTCGAGTCGGACGGCATGACGACGATCGGCGCCGAGGTCAAGTCGGTCAGCGACGACAGCGCTGCCGCGAAGGCCGGGATGGAGACCGGCGACGTGATCGTCCGGATCGACGACCAGGCGATCGCCTCCTCCGACGCTCTCGTCGCCACCGTCCGCGGCTACCAGCCCGGCGACAAGGTCAAGGTGACCTACATGCGCGGCGGCGAGCAGAAGACGGCCGACGTCACGCTGGACTCCGACGGTGGTTCCCTGGGTTCCTGA
- a CDS encoding response regulator transcription factor → MRILVVDDDRAVRDSLRRSLEFNGYAVDVASDGAEALARVPMINPDAIVMDVMMPRLDGLDATRALRAAGNDVPILVLTAKDAVDERVDGLDAGADDYLTKPFALAELLARLRALLRRATRPPEGDDEEVVLEFADLTMNTATREVQRGDRSISLTRTEFALLELFMERPKRVLERSFILEEVWGFDFPTTANSLEVYVGYVRRKLEADGEPRLLHTMRGVGYVLRETAP, encoded by the coding sequence ATGCGCATCCTCGTGGTCGACGACGACAGGGCGGTCCGTGACTCCCTGCGCCGCTCCTTGGAGTTCAACGGGTACGCCGTCGACGTCGCGTCGGACGGCGCCGAGGCGCTCGCACGCGTCCCGATGATCAATCCCGACGCGATCGTGATGGACGTGATGATGCCGCGGCTCGACGGCCTCGACGCGACACGCGCCCTGCGAGCGGCCGGCAACGACGTCCCGATCCTCGTGCTCACGGCGAAGGACGCGGTCGACGAACGCGTCGACGGTCTCGATGCCGGGGCGGACGACTACCTCACGAAGCCGTTCGCGCTCGCCGAGCTCCTCGCCCGACTCCGCGCATTGCTGCGCCGAGCGACCCGCCCGCCCGAGGGCGACGACGAGGAGGTCGTCCTCGAGTTCGCCGACCTGACGATGAACACCGCCACGCGTGAGGTCCAGCGCGGAGACCGATCGATCTCGCTCACACGCACGGAGTTCGCGCTGCTCGAGCTGTTCATGGAGCGCCCGAAGCGTGTCCTCGAGCGCTCGTTCATCCTCGAGGAGGTCTGGGGTTTCGACTTCCCGACGACCGCCAACTCCCTGGAGGTCTACGTCGGCTACGTCCGGCGCAAGCTGGAGGCCGACGGCGAGCCGCGTCTGCTCCACACCATGCGTGGGGTGGGTTACGTCCTGCGGGAGACCGCACCGTGA
- a CDS encoding fructosamine kinase family protein has protein sequence MARMGGIAAKAEALLGVTVVATTSVAGGDTNTATRLRLTDGRSAVMKTRPQAPHDFYTSEAEGLQWLGEAGGALVPDVLGVAEDCLVISWIEPGKATTDAAESFGRGLATTHAAGADEFGYARDGYIGLAPLPNKPATTWTEFYATRRVLPYLKVAVDRGAMTTEEAAPVEEVVRRLDELAGPSEPPARIHGDLWSGNVVWSTEDRAYLIDPAAHGGHRETDLAMLALFGIQHLQRIIDAYDEVSPLAEGWQSRVPLHQLHPLLVHAALFGGGYGERAVAAASYVLAGELPRPDPAG, from the coding sequence ATGGCGCGCATGGGGGGCATCGCAGCGAAGGCGGAGGCACTGCTGGGGGTCACGGTCGTCGCGACGACCTCGGTGGCCGGCGGCGACACCAACACCGCCACCCGGCTGCGTCTGACCGACGGTCGCAGCGCCGTGATGAAGACGCGACCCCAGGCTCCGCACGACTTCTACACGTCCGAGGCCGAGGGGCTGCAGTGGCTCGGCGAGGCCGGCGGTGCGCTCGTCCCCGACGTGCTCGGTGTCGCCGAGGACTGCCTGGTCATCTCCTGGATAGAGCCGGGCAAGGCGACGACCGACGCGGCCGAGTCGTTCGGCCGCGGACTCGCGACCACCCACGCGGCCGGTGCGGACGAGTTCGGCTATGCCCGCGACGGCTACATCGGCCTCGCCCCGCTACCGAACAAGCCCGCCACCACGTGGACCGAGTTCTACGCGACGCGCCGCGTCCTCCCCTACCTCAAGGTCGCCGTCGACCGCGGCGCGATGACCACCGAGGAGGCGGCCCCCGTGGAGGAGGTGGTCCGACGACTCGACGAGCTCGCCGGACCCTCCGAGCCCCCGGCGCGCATCCACGGCGACCTCTGGTCCGGCAACGTCGTCTGGTCGACCGAGGACCGTGCCTACCTCATCGATCCGGCGGCGCACGGCGGCCACCGCGAGACCGACCTCGCCATGCTCGCGCTGTTCGGCATCCAGCACCTCCAGCGCATCATCGACGCGTACGACGAGGTGTCGCCGCTCGCCGAGGGCTGGCAGTCTCGCGTGCCGCTGCACCAGCTCCACCCGCTGCTCGTGCACGCCGCGCTGTTCGGCGGCGGCTACGGAGAGCGCGCCGTGGCTGCTGCCTCGTACGTGCTCGCCGGCGAGCTGCCACGACCCGACCCGGCGGGCTAG
- a CDS encoding VOC family protein has translation MHARVPGSAEGDLNGAEEADGSPSASYVSEFYRELLGLRYRPGDEPGSSATDDPPGWLALVDGDDKRMLAFQKVERLERTTWPSPDVPMQLHIDFTVTDLAELCRHRERAEALGAELLLDRSDDAEEPLFVLADPSGHPFCIFVA, from the coding sequence ATGCATGCCAGGGTGCCAGGTTCGGCTGAGGGAGACCTGAACGGCGCCGAAGAAGCGGACGGCTCGCCTTCTGCGTCGTACGTGTCCGAGTTCTACCGTGAGCTCCTCGGTCTTCGCTACCGGCCGGGCGACGAGCCCGGCTCATCGGCGACCGACGACCCCCCGGGCTGGCTGGCGCTGGTGGACGGGGACGACAAGCGCATGCTGGCGTTCCAGAAGGTGGAGCGGCTCGAGCGGACGACCTGGCCGAGCCCGGACGTCCCGATGCAGCTGCACATCGACTTCACCGTGACGGACCTCGCCGAGCTCTGCCGCCATCGCGAGCGCGCGGAGGCCCTCGGTGCCGAGCTGCTCCTCGACCGCAGCGACGACGCCGAAGAACCTCTCTTCGTCCTCGCGGACCCGTCGGGCCATCCGTTCTGCATCTTCGTCGCCTGA
- a CDS encoding AAA family ATPase gives MNVRTPHGLIIGKFYPPHAGHHLLIRTAAAVSHRVTVLVLDHPAESIPVADRVAWLREVHRDDEGVAIVGATDPHPVDYEDPDVWDLHVGLFRDLAATVTPEPVTAVFSSEPYGEELARRLGARPVAVDPDRVLAPISATAVRQDPVTHWESLAEPVRGALACRVVVVGAESTGTTTVALALRDALRARGGSHGLTRWVPEHGRDATVEKLATARAQAGVDGIAAPPTMDELVWRSDEFVTIARTQNALEDAAARLGGPVLVCDTDAFATGIWHERYEGTRSAAVEDLARHHPLYLLTDPEGVPFVQDGLRDGEGIRDWMTGRFVEALEASGRPTVVLKGSLEQRVADGLAAIDALLAAHWRFAAPVTPVNGAASL, from the coding sequence ATGAACGTGCGCACGCCGCACGGCCTCATCATCGGCAAGTTCTACCCGCCGCACGCGGGCCACCACCTGCTGATCCGCACCGCCGCCGCCGTCTCGCACCGGGTGACGGTGCTGGTGCTCGACCATCCTGCCGAGTCGATCCCGGTCGCCGACCGCGTGGCTTGGTTGCGCGAGGTGCACCGTGACGACGAGGGCGTCGCGATCGTCGGTGCGACCGATCCGCACCCCGTCGACTACGAGGACCCGGACGTCTGGGACCTGCACGTCGGCCTGTTCCGCGACCTAGCGGCGACGGTGACCCCCGAGCCGGTCACCGCGGTCTTCAGCTCGGAGCCGTACGGAGAGGAGCTCGCACGTCGACTCGGCGCCCGCCCGGTCGCGGTCGACCCCGACCGCGTGCTGGCTCCCATCAGTGCGACCGCGGTCCGTCAGGACCCGGTCACACACTGGGAGTCGCTGGCGGAGCCGGTCCGCGGCGCATTGGCCTGCCGTGTCGTGGTCGTCGGTGCGGAGTCGACGGGCACGACCACGGTCGCCCTCGCGCTGCGCGACGCCCTCCGCGCCCGCGGTGGGAGCCACGGCCTGACGCGATGGGTGCCCGAGCACGGTCGCGACGCCACCGTCGAGAAGCTCGCGACCGCGCGTGCGCAGGCGGGGGTCGACGGCATCGCGGCCCCGCCCACGATGGACGAGCTGGTGTGGCGCAGCGACGAGTTCGTCACGATCGCCCGCACGCAGAACGCGCTCGAGGACGCTGCCGCGCGGCTCGGTGGCCCGGTCCTGGTCTGCGACACCGACGCCTTCGCGACCGGCATCTGGCACGAGCGGTACGAGGGGACCCGGTCGGCGGCGGTGGAGGATCTTGCCCGCCACCACCCGCTCTACCTCCTCACCGACCCCGAGGGCGTCCCTTTCGTGCAGGACGGCCTGCGCGACGGCGAAGGGATCCGTGACTGGATGACAGGCCGGTTCGTCGAGGCCCTGGAAGCCAGCGGACGACCGACGGTCGTGCTCAAGGGGTCGCTCGAGCAGCGCGTCGCGGACGGGCTCGCGGCGATCGACGCGCTGCTCGCCGCGCATTGGCGCTTCGCGGCGCCCGTCACCCCGGTGAACGGTGCCGCGTCGCTGTGA
- a CDS encoding low molecular weight protein-tyrosine-phosphatase, whose translation MTSTCGGPQLRVAVVCLGNICRSPMADVVLEHKLDEAGLADTVHVDSAGTGDWHRGEPMDPRAAAVLTEHGYDPSRHRARQVTADWFDDHDLILTMDDANFDDVAALARTPQEREKVRKFRSYDPAASLGDDEVPDPWYGGPDGFVTVLRMVERTADAIVAAAPGLTEEVSR comes from the coding sequence ATGACCTCCACCTGTGGCGGGCCCCAGCTCCGCGTCGCGGTCGTCTGCCTCGGCAACATCTGCCGGTCCCCCATGGCCGACGTCGTGCTGGAGCACAAGCTGGACGAGGCCGGGCTCGCGGACACCGTCCACGTCGACTCCGCAGGGACCGGTGACTGGCACCGCGGGGAGCCGATGGATCCCCGCGCGGCTGCCGTCCTCACCGAGCACGGGTACGACCCGTCGCGCCATCGCGCGCGGCAGGTCACGGCCGACTGGTTCGACGACCACGACCTGATCCTCACGATGGACGACGCCAACTTCGACGACGTGGCCGCTCTCGCCCGTACGCCGCAAGAGCGGGAGAAGGTCCGGAAGTTCCGCTCGTACGACCCTGCCGCGTCGCTGGGCGACGACGAGGTCCCCGACCCCTGGTACGGCGGGCCCGACGGCTTCGTCACCGTGCTCCGGATGGTCGAGCGCACGGCGGACGCCATCGTGGCAGCAGCGCCGGGCCTGACCGAGGAGGTCTCTCGCTAG
- the pnuC gene encoding nicotinamide riboside transporter PnuC, which produces MELFFEPAFTAWGEPFSWAEVIGAVTGVLCVWWVSREVIWNFPVGLANNVFLLVVFMDAKLYADGVLQIVFFALGVYGWTVWARGTGGGRDGDQEPVRRTTRREWVGLAVAGVLLLGASFAWLRHFTDSPVPFWDSLALALSLVATYGQARKLVESWWVWIAVDVVSVPLFLSRGLPLIALLYLVYGIICIRGLIAWRRALVRQEAPVAEVVAA; this is translated from the coding sequence ATGGAGCTCTTCTTCGAACCGGCCTTCACGGCGTGGGGCGAGCCGTTCTCGTGGGCCGAGGTGATCGGCGCGGTCACCGGTGTCCTCTGCGTGTGGTGGGTCTCGCGCGAGGTCATCTGGAACTTCCCGGTCGGCCTCGCCAACAACGTCTTCCTGCTCGTGGTGTTCATGGACGCCAAGCTGTACGCCGACGGTGTGCTGCAGATCGTCTTCTTCGCTCTCGGGGTCTACGGCTGGACGGTCTGGGCCCGCGGCACCGGCGGAGGGCGCGACGGGGACCAGGAGCCCGTCCGCCGGACGACCCGGCGCGAGTGGGTCGGGCTCGCCGTCGCGGGCGTCCTCCTCCTGGGCGCGAGCTTCGCCTGGCTCCGGCACTTCACCGACTCGCCGGTGCCGTTCTGGGACAGCCTGGCGCTGGCCCTCAGCCTCGTCGCGACGTACGGGCAGGCCAGGAAGCTTGTCGAGTCGTGGTGGGTGTGGATCGCGGTCGACGTCGTCTCGGTGCCGCTGTTCCTCAGCCGCGGCCTCCCGCTGATCGCGCTGCTGTACCTCGTGTACGGGATCATCTGCATCCGCGGCCTGATCGCCTGGCGTCGCGCGCTCGTGCGGCAGGAGGCTCCGGTGGCCGAGGTGGTGGCCGCATGA